The Juglans regia cultivar Chandler chromosome 11, Walnut 2.0, whole genome shotgun sequence genome contains the following window.
TAAGCATGTACTATGTCAGCTTGGCTAACCATCCTTTTTCATACTAATCTGGCACTTTGTTGTCCatttttttctacatatttattttctggTACAGGGTCATTGTCTTATGAAGCTCTACTGCATAAACTtgaatattagttaattgaacttcatatatgtgatatttaaaattttgtcttATTTCATACAGCTTAAGTGACAGGAAGCCTGTAGAGAGTGAAGACGAGATCGTGGTTATGGTTGTTCCTGATTATCAGATGTTGGGATATGTAGAGAGAATTGCATCTGATCTCTCAGATGAACCGGTACCATTCTGATCTCCTCAGTCCTTTATTAGAAGCAATGGTCTCTATATACACATTTCTGTTTATTATCATGATTCTCATGATCAGAAGTCTAGACACTATTGTGATGATGAGTAAATTACATCTTAATGTATACCAAACGATAGAATTTCTTTATAAGGTACATTGCATGCATTCATTCATTATATCCCATTTCAAATCACTAACAACCCCATGGTAAATTTGGAGAAGTTTCTTTCTTCAGTAAATTCTAACACGAAACTAATATTTATCTTCCCGCCGCATCATTGTCTATTGGTAATATCTAAGTTAACATTTGCTTACACATATGCCCATAGAAAACACATTTTTGTATAATGGCTTCCGAACAACTGACTAACTAAAATACCTATCTATGTGTATTAGTTGCTGTCTGATGATGTATGTCAAATAAAGTTGGATTGTTTATATTCAAGCTGTAGAAATTACAGTTTGCTACATATTTTGTTTGACTCTTTCATTTCATTCTGGTGACATTGGAGCTTGGATACCACTCCCCTTGGCTAAGTTGTTGATGGTTTCCAGTGGTCAAACTGACATATGTCAGCCATTGTAGACGACTCTTTGTACTGACCAAAACATCCGGACTCCTGAACTGCAATGACACTGGTGGCTGTCGACCTCATACCCTGCCACTAGGTCTGGTGATTGGCGTGAAATATTGCCCACCCCACCACCATATATGCTATGTGCTAGTTGGGTTGGGAGTCGTTGCTTTTTAAACACCCATCACCTGACAGCCAACCCTACTCCCATGGGAAATCCGTTTTTCTTTCCCAGCCCCGTCTGACCAACACCAAAAATTGACTGTTTCCAGTTGGATTGGTTCGTTTGGGTCAAAAGGGTAGGTATTTTGTCCAGCCCTTGCAGATATTCTGTCAAGGTTTCCATTTGTTTTGTACTATGGCCTACTGTATATCTAacctaaaattatttcattacttttttagtTCTTTTGATCTAGGAGTGTTAATGTGTATGCTCTAGAATAGAGGGCTTGGTTTAGAACTATTGTCCTCACAGCATCTCATTTATTGGCAGCCGAGGCCTCTCATCATGTGGAACCCGCGTCTAATCAGTGAGGATGTAGGAGTTGGGGTTAACGTTCGAAGGTTAAGGCGGTACTTTCTACGGTATGCTTATCATCACTCTCTCTACATTTTGAACTAGCCTGTTTCTTGTTATTTTAAGCTCATTCATTTGGTTAGCCTTTCCACTTGCTCTAGTTCATTaggaaaaaaagtattttatattatcaagCTGAACTCAAATCACCTCAAGTTTGCAATCTGTACCTTAGTTAAATGATTGGCTATCGTATCTCTTATCATACTCAATAACTGCTGCCCATATGTTAAGATTATGATCATGCCACGTAAAACTTTCCTCACTGATTGTATTGTCTTGGCTCACCATTGACCCTTCTACATTTCCTTCAGTTAATTGTATTTAACTAACATGTCAAGATTTTTTAGACCACCAGTAACATCTTGTGAACTCTTCTCGTTCATGTGTATAATACTAAACATGTTTAGGATCATTACAAACAACCAActctatgtttttatttttgcagcACTTTTTCAACAGTTTACTCAATGAGACCTCTGCCATCTGGTGCCGTGTTTAGGTGTTATCCAGGGTAAGGTCCAGTTTGCATCTTACCGAGTTCCTAACCTCTCATGGGCACCTGTTGTCTAGTTCTATATCTATAACCAAATGCATCATTATCCATGTATTGATGATATCTGTCTTGTGATCACGTGCATGATACCGTTAACATGGTGAAACAGTCAGGGGCACTTTTaagattttcatttttggttCTCATGTCAATGATTGCTTCTGATACTCTACCTCTGAATCTGTTTTCTGATCTTTCACAAGATTGTGGAAGGTGTTCTATGATGATAAGGATAGACCAAACAGATACCTCCTTGCCAAAGAACTCATTAGCCGTCCTGATGCGGAGGATCTTGAGGTAAGTTGCTGGTAACTTTTTAGAATGTTTCCTTGGAAGAGGTGTGACGTattagagaaaagatatttgcaaccgtGAATTGTACAACAGttacgtaatcgctttgaaaaagtgaataaaacataggacccacaggaaaaaaattaattttttaatagtgagcCCCACTATTTTTCGAAGCGATTACGCTGTGTTTTCGCACTTCATGGTTGTATGTATAATTACTCGACGTGTTATGCAAAGAAATCTGAATTTGCACTAAAAAATGTATTGTGATGGAttcaaaaatgtttttcatcttttatacatagatttatttattagaaatcGTTAAATCTTGCATGTTAAGCCTGACCACACCCACGAACAGAAACAAAGTGTTAGCTCTAAGAACTAGAAGAAGTGAAAAGTTATGTGATGTTATTTGCAGATAATATTTGGAAATGTAGCGGAGGGATCAGAGCAGGGTCCATCTCTGTTTAACAGAGCAGCCAGCGTCTTCTCTTCACTAAATCGGTTTATGAAGGCGATTTCAAAataatccttttatttttatctgttCCCACAAATATGTTGAAGATCAATCTATTTCTATCCTgcatcatttctttttaaattttgtagcTTGAACCCGACTTTATAACGCATAATACATATAGTTGCATTACACAATCTTGAGTCAAGTACCTGTTCGTCTCAATGTAATATCAGGAAATGGCGCAACAAGATGCACCAAAATATAGCATACTTGATTACTTGGTGTCTTCTCTCTCTATTACTTTCCATCTCTAAGCCTAAGGTCctatgtttgaattaaaatattacttctATTCATTTTCCTCAACATTGGTTGAAGTCTCCAATGAGTAATGGCAGATATGTGGGGCTCGGAATTTCCTTCTCAAGAGAAAGAAGGCAGATTGGTAAGAAGGCCGACCAAATAGGGGAGGGGACCAAAATGCTCATCAGCAAGTAAAGAACAGTTTCTTGGAGCATAAGCGTGAGCCCCCGAGTCacaaaaaaacagaaacttCCAATATTTACAAACATTTCCTTCAAAAATATGGTGTTATGACTTCAttacacaaacaaaaatatattttgtccCTTGGCTTTTCTTATGTACATGCACTTAACAAGAAGGCTCCTACTAACATCTGTAAGCAGTATCGGCTTCCCTTTTCTCCAATAAGCAGAGTGCTGTTTGGTGAATTTGGTAATAAAAATCAAAGCCACATACAAACCCGCAGTCCAATTGTCAAAACCAATCAACATGTTTGGTTGAAGTTTTGGGTTGCTTCTTTGGCTTTTGGTATCGATTGTTCTCAAACTTGGCTTTAGCCATAAGAGAATAAAGCAATTCTGCCTCGGCTGATGTATCATAAGGCTTGTTCAAGATGCtgcaatatcaaaataaaccaGAAAGAGAACAATTGTGAACAACCATAAGATATAACCCAAATTGTATGCTTGTATATTTGTGAGTGAGATGTGACAAAATCAAGGCTATTTATATTACAAATCCGTGTGTTTATATTTTAAGCTTTTGGCAGTAAAAGAGATGGAGCATGAGAATGCAATTAATACACTAATCAAGCTGAATTAAGAACACAAGCCTGCTCCATTTCTTTCACAGTTGTGGCTACAGGGTATTAGTTCTATTAGTTCTCTGGATTAATTTTAGCCTCTACGACTATCAACAATGATTTCTGGGGAGTTATGAGATATACCTGTCCAGTAGCTCCTCTAACATAATTCTCTGCGAAGGTGTAACGTAATAAATACAACTTCTTGGGCACTGACCCACTGCCATCTGAACTTGGTAATCGTCACCATGTCCTAATCAAATTACACAGAGGCTTTAAAGTTGAAATAATAAAGCATATCATTGGGCTGATTTTCTGTTCATTTATAGTGTTAAAACCACCAAACTAAACTGGTGAGTGGTAATATGTGCCTTTGTTCTCGTTCTTCTATCCCCTTCTTTTAAAATATCCTTAACCCCATCAAATAAAAATGACTATACTACTATAATAAAAACAACTTGCCTGCACCCCATCTTACTTTCATCTGTTCTTTCTACACACAATGCATGAGAAAATAAGTACAACGTACTAGCAAATTAACCAACCTTGTGAAGATACCCTAGCAGTTCCGGTGGAAGCATACGTGAAGGCATGAGGGGCCCCTTTTACACAAGAATATGGACAGCCTGCAGATGATTTAGAAATAGCAACAGTGAAAGAAAGACCAAAATATCACACTTTGACTAAAATCATTTGCTTGACCTCTTTCCAAGATGCTAAGAAGTGATTTTCACAAATATAGCTGTACCAAGGCTTATCAACTTTGATGCTGTAATTACCTAATTGCATAAGGTTTTAGTATAATAAGATGATTGTACAAGAATTTCTGGGGTTTTTCAAGATGACATACTATCACAAAAgtaagaaatagaaaataaagagtCAAATATCTCTAAAACTTGAGATTTTCATCCATTAGTGCAGAGTATCAATGGAACTCAGCATGAACAGGATTTCCACACGGGGATTAGTTCATGACAATGAGACGATTTCCCGAGAGCACTTCATGCATATGATGATAACCAAGGGTACCTTTTTTTATGGCAATCTACGTGCATGCAACAGGGGAAGAATAGACCCAGCAATTGTAACATACAATATAATGAATGCAGCAGTACCTTTGCCAAGACAGAGAACCTCATTAACAAAGAGATCAAATGCTTCACATTCTGGATTTTCGAAGGGATCTAAACATTCCCTACAAATGCAACTTCAATAGTGAGAGTATTATAAGATGTACAACGAATGAAACAGACAacatataaaacaaataaatcaaatcatttAGATCTCAGGGAAAAGGTTATGATTCATAGAAAGTCAAGCAAAAGATGCGGGAAATGtttgtttcatatttattttatgtacatCCTGTTAGAAAAACACCATTAACATGCACCAGTAAGTACTTCACACGATGTAGCCAGATACACTATCAAGCGCAGAGAGCAAGACGTTGAATCGTTGATTACTACTGTCATTTTGATAAAGTTGGCAATTTCACTTGGTGCCAGCGTACACAACCAAACAACTAACAGTCCAAATCAACAGTTGTAAGCGTAATTTCAATGTGAGTGATAGGGAAAatgtaaactaaaaaaaaaaaagaaactacaAGCACACCCTGCTATAAAATTCTTGACACATAGGAAAGGTTTACCTCTCGATGATCTCTGATCGACTGTAGTTTGATAACATCTGCACACATATTATCTAACAACAGTTACTAGTTGTAGTTATTACAAGTCTAGAATTAAAAAACAAGTCGGTTC
Protein-coding sequences here:
- the LOC109008071 gene encoding uncharacterized protein LOC109008071 isoform X4 produces the protein MIRRVIQAYEMLSNYSRSEIIERECLDPFENPECEAFDLFVNEVLCLGKGCPYSCVKGAPHAFTYASTGTARVSSQGHGDDYQVQMAVGQCPRSCIYYVTPSQRIMLEELLDSILNKPYDTSAEAELLYSLMAKAKFENNRYQKPKKQPKTSTKHVDWF
- the LOC109008071 gene encoding uncharacterized protein LOC109008071 isoform X2 — translated: MECLLLCSSTPSILPFRKAVTFPNGHHFPSNFRNPELFSSSLSSLNYTNCRERIGVDAPLSSTSAYVVLGVEPDCSAAELKAAFRAKVKQFHPDVNRDGPDSDTMIRRVIQAYEMLSNYSRSEIIERECLDPFENPECEAFDLFVNEVLCLGKGCPYSCVKGAPHAFTYASTGTARVSSQGHGDDYQVQMAVGQCPRSCIYYVTPSQRIMLEELLDSILNKPYDTSAEAELLYSLMAKAKFENNRYQKPKKQPKTSTKHVDWF
- the LOC109008071 gene encoding uncharacterized protein LOC109008071 isoform X1, coding for MECLLLCSSTPSILPFRKAVTFPNGHHFPSNFRNPELFSSSLSSLNYTNCRERIGVDAPLSSTSAYVVLGVEPDCSAAELKAAFRAKVKQFHPDVNRDGPDSDTMIRRVIQAYEIICVQMLSNYSRSEIIERECLDPFENPECEAFDLFVNEVLCLGKGCPYSCVKGAPHAFTYASTGTARVSSQGHGDDYQVQMAVGQCPRSCIYYVTPSQRIMLEELLDSILNKPYDTSAEAELLYSLMAKAKFENNRYQKPKKQPKTSTKHVDWF
- the LOC109008071 gene encoding uncharacterized protein LOC109008071 isoform X3; protein product: MIRRVIQAYEIICVQMLSNYSRSEIIERECLDPFENPECEAFDLFVNEVLCLGKGCPYSCVKGAPHAFTYASTGTARVSSQGHGDDYQVQMAVGQCPRSCIYYVTPSQRIMLEELLDSILNKPYDTSAEAELLYSLMAKAKFENNRYQKPKKQPKTSTKHVDWF